The genomic interval CAACAAAAAGGCGCGGAAAAAGGTACACATGGGCACTGCCGCACACTCGACcccgctgcacgcgcagagTCAGCCCCCTGCCAACGAAGAGATTGCACGACCTCCGTGTCACAGTGTTGACGCCTTTGCGCCGTTCGTTTTTTTCCTTCAGCCGCACTTCATAACGGGCATCTGtctgtgccgcagctgtcaACTCACTACGGGGTAGAAGTGTGTTGTGTCCCACCACCACGTTCATAGGCGGCGCACTCACGCCGTCCAAGGGGAGCGAAATcaacgacacacacatacacgcaaaCATGAACGCCTCGGTGCACGTAACCaaacgagaaaaaaagagagctCTGGAAGCCCATGGCTTAAGAGTAGCGCCTACGTCGTGTAGTGGGCgctactctctctctctcctgtgaCGGGCGCCCTTTAGCGCGCTCTCATGATAGACTCCTCcgcaaggaggggggagaggggaaggaggcgtCTATAGGAATAAAGTCAGTTATACAGTACGATGTCCTTGGAgacgcacatacgcacacaccatCCATCGGCTACCGCTTTGTTTCTGCCGTCGCGAGTTTGTACATCACTTACCTctctgctgcgcgtgtgtgcgcgtctgtaGCGTgccgtctttctcttccctACAGTCCAGCCTTTGCCTGCACCCAGCGACAGATAAACGCGGCggccggggggaggggaaggccAAAGAACAAAAACGCAACAAGCGCCCTGCCACACAGCGAtaagcagagagagagagagagacaacgcAGCGACATGCGAGCCGACAGGTCCTGCTTTTGCGCGGCCATTCCGGGAACGGGGAGCTGCCGTCGGTACCGCTGCTTGAGAGCTTTAGTTACGTCTCTTAAACGTCACGTCACGGGAAGTTGTGACGTCATGTCTCGCGGCATCgtcgacggcagcagtgctggAGGAAAGAGGAAGCAGGGAAGGACTGAAGGAGTTGCACAAACGCTATTGAGAGTGCTTGGATAGCACATCACCGCAGCTCACAACACGAGGACCCGTGTAGTTCTTTGAGTCCCCACAGTTGtcctccgtcagcgcctcctcggaAAGAAGACTAATAAACTTAATATCCTTGTAGCGGCTATGACCTGTCGAGTGGATCTTCTCTGCCGCCTTCAGGAAAGGAATGCACAAAATCGAGACCATCTCAACAACCATTGCGTCGCTTGCCTCCACCAGTTGTAAGCCCGACAGCGCCGTCCCACCTGTTGCCAGGACGTCGTCGATGAGCACCACACGCGATCCCTTGCTGATGCTGCCGTAGCGGATCGTCATCACCTCCGGCGCAGCCTCTTTGTACTCCTTTTCGTACGGTTCGCTGCGGATA from Leishmania major strain Friedlin complete genome, chromosome 26 carries:
- the APRT gene encoding adenine phosphoribosyltransferase; translated protein: MSFKEISPNSFLLEDSHPLSQLLKKNYCWYSPVFSPRNVPRFADVSSITESPETLKAIRDFLVQRYRTMSPAPTHILGFDARGFLFGPMIAVELGIPFVLMRKADKNAGLLIRSEPYEKEYKEAAPEVMTIRYGSISKGSRVVLIDDVLATGGTALSGLQLVEASDAMVVEMVSILCIPFLKAAEKIHSTGHSRYKDIKFISLLSEEALTEDNCGDSKNYTGPRVVSCGDVLSKHSQ